The following are encoded together in the uncultured Sphaerochaeta sp. genome:
- a CDS encoding DNA topoisomerase IV subunit B encodes MAKTTYDESKILTLSALEHIRKRPGMYIGRLGNGTHVDDGIYILLKEVVDNSIDEFIMGYGSRIVIRLKESEVSVRDFGRGIPLGKVVDCVSIINTGAKYSDDVFQFSVGLNGVGTKAVNALSSHFQVTSYREGKYSTAIFEKGILVSEKSGKSEDADGTEVLFTPDPELFGDYSYNEDFVISRIWSYAYLNTGLTINYNNRAYKSSNGLYDLLDKEVGTENLYSIIHYQSKQLEFSLTHVTGSYGENYFSYVNGQHTTDGGTHQSAFKEGILKGINEYFKKNWAPQDVREGVVGAIAVKIKEPVFESQTKNKLSNTEIRTWIVNEVKDAIVDFLLKNTTEAEKINQKILNNEKLRKELNEVKKGARESAKKVSLNIPKLKDCKYHLGQSNAHQEACDNSMIFLTEGDSASGTITKTRDVMTQAVFSLRGKIVNVFGKKKTEIYKNAELYNMMVALGIENGVEGLRYGKVIIATDADTDGFHIRNLLMTYFLTYFEDLVLSGRLYILETPLFRVRNKTQTVYCYSEKERNHATSQIRNAEVTRFKGLGEIDPKEFGQFIGEDMRLLPVSIAGMNEMHKTMEFYMGSNTPERREFIMENLI; translated from the coding sequence ATGGCGAAGACAACATATGATGAATCGAAAATCCTTACGCTCAGCGCGTTGGAACATATTCGAAAACGTCCCGGTATGTATATCGGGCGGTTGGGAAACGGTACCCATGTCGATGATGGTATCTACATCCTTCTCAAGGAGGTGGTGGATAACAGCATCGACGAGTTCATCATGGGCTATGGCAGCCGTATCGTCATCCGACTGAAAGAGAGTGAGGTGTCGGTAAGAGACTTCGGTCGCGGTATTCCCCTCGGGAAAGTGGTCGACTGTGTCTCAATCATCAATACCGGTGCAAAGTATAGTGATGATGTCTTCCAGTTCTCTGTTGGTCTCAATGGTGTTGGTACCAAGGCAGTGAATGCTCTCTCCTCACATTTTCAGGTCACCAGCTATCGTGAAGGTAAATACAGCACGGCTATCTTTGAGAAAGGAATACTGGTCAGTGAAAAGAGTGGTAAGTCAGAGGATGCAGATGGTACGGAAGTACTTTTCACCCCTGACCCGGAGCTGTTTGGTGATTACTCCTATAATGAAGACTTTGTCATCTCCAGGATCTGGAGCTATGCCTATCTCAATACAGGACTCACAATCAATTATAATAATCGTGCCTATAAATCATCCAATGGCCTGTATGACCTTCTGGATAAAGAGGTGGGCACAGAAAACCTCTACTCGATCATCCACTACCAGAGCAAGCAGCTTGAGTTTTCCCTGACCCATGTAACAGGCTCTTATGGTGAGAACTACTTCTCCTATGTGAATGGCCAGCATACTACCGATGGGGGAACCCATCAGAGTGCATTCAAAGAGGGTATTCTCAAAGGTATAAACGAGTACTTCAAGAAGAACTGGGCACCACAGGACGTGAGGGAAGGGGTAGTTGGAGCCATTGCTGTCAAGATCAAGGAACCGGTATTTGAATCCCAGACGAAAAACAAACTCAGCAACACTGAAATCAGGACCTGGATTGTCAATGAAGTAAAGGACGCCATTGTCGACTTCCTGCTGAAAAACACCACAGAAGCGGAGAAAATCAACCAGAAGATCCTTAACAACGAGAAACTTCGTAAAGAACTGAATGAAGTAAAGAAGGGTGCAAGGGAGTCGGCCAAGAAGGTCAGTCTGAATATTCCCAAGCTTAAGGATTGCAAGTATCACCTGGGACAAAGCAATGCCCATCAGGAAGCGTGTGATAACTCCATGATCTTCCTCACTGAGGGAGATAGCGCCAGCGGAACGATCACCAAGACACGTGATGTCATGACCCAAGCGGTATTCAGCCTCAGGGGAAAGATAGTCAACGTGTTCGGGAAGAAGAAAACGGAAATATACAAGAACGCCGAGCTCTATAATATGATGGTGGCACTTGGTATAGAGAACGGAGTGGAAGGGCTACGGTACGGAAAAGTCATTATCGCTACCGATGCCGACACTGATGGGTTCCATATCCGTAACCTGTTGATGACCTATTTTCTGACCTATTTTGAGGATCTGGTGCTCTCCGGTCGTCTCTATATTCTGGAGACTCCCTTGTTCCGTGTACGAAACAAGACACAAACGGTATACTGTTACAGTGAGAAGGAGCGGAACCACGCCACTAGCCAGATAAGAAATGCTGAAGTGACCCGATTCAAAGGGCTTGGAGAGATAGACCCGAAGGAGTTCGGACAATTCATCGGGGAGGATATGCGTCTGCTTCCAGTCTCCATTGCTGGAATGAATGAGATGCATAAAACCATGGAGTTCTATATGGGCAGCAATACGCCTGAACGACGCGAATTCATTATGGAGAATTTGATCTGA
- a CDS encoding aldo/keto reductase yields MKRRPFGTNKIMVSEVGLGTWQIGGSWGTVEDETAMKILQTAMDAGITFFDTADVYGDGRSEKFIGKFLKSQRDSFFVATKLGRGGNPGWPGNFTPEAMIRHTDASLTRLGVERLDLIQLHCIPQEVLEEGAVFDVLRDLKKQGKIADFGASVESVEEGLICLKEEGIASLQVIFNMFRQKLITDLFSKAKEKEVSIIARVPLASGLLSGKMTKNTTFDESDHRNFNRDGASFNVGETFAGIPFEKGVELAEEIKTMKPEGMSLAQMALRWILDFDAVSVVIPGASRPSQVLDNAAISDLPPLSAELHKELEKFYQDKVIQHIRGPY; encoded by the coding sequence ATGAAGAGAAGACCGTTTGGTACGAATAAGATCATGGTTTCCGAAGTTGGATTGGGAACCTGGCAGATCGGTGGATCATGGGGTACCGTTGAGGATGAGACTGCCATGAAAATCCTCCAAACCGCGATGGATGCCGGTATTACCTTTTTTGATACCGCTGACGTGTATGGTGACGGGAGGAGCGAGAAGTTCATTGGAAAATTTCTTAAATCCCAACGAGATTCCTTCTTTGTTGCTACTAAATTGGGACGTGGTGGAAATCCTGGTTGGCCTGGGAACTTCACCCCTGAGGCAATGATTCGCCATACCGATGCATCTCTCACCCGTTTGGGAGTTGAACGCTTGGATTTGATCCAGCTGCACTGTATTCCGCAAGAGGTTCTGGAAGAAGGTGCTGTCTTTGATGTCTTGAGAGATCTGAAAAAACAGGGAAAGATTGCCGACTTCGGGGCAAGTGTTGAGTCCGTGGAAGAGGGATTGATCTGCCTAAAAGAGGAGGGGATTGCCTCTCTGCAGGTTATCTTCAACATGTTCCGACAGAAACTGATCACCGACCTCTTCTCCAAAGCCAAGGAAAAAGAGGTCTCCATCATTGCTCGTGTTCCGTTGGCAAGTGGATTACTCTCAGGGAAGATGACGAAAAATACCACCTTTGATGAGAGCGACCACCGTAACTTCAATCGCGATGGAGCTTCATTCAATGTTGGAGAGACCTTTGCTGGTATTCCTTTTGAGAAAGGAGTTGAACTGGCTGAGGAGATCAAGACTATGAAGCCGGAGGGAATGTCCCTTGCCCAGATGGCACTGCGCTGGATTCTCGACTTTGATGCTGTCTCTGTGGTAATTCCTGGTGCCAGCCGGCCATCACAGGTGCTGGACAATGCTGCAATCTCTGATCTTCCTCCTCTCTCAGCTGAGCTGCATAAGGAATTGGAGAAGTTCTATCAGGACAAGGTGATACAACACATCCGTGGTCCTTATTAG
- a CDS encoding RNA pseudouridine synthase produces MEQLEGRILYEDNHLIVVNKRGGELVQGDKTGDKTLADLVKEYLKVTYEKKGNVYLGIPHRLDRPTSGLVIFAKTEKALVRMNELFKGNTVKKTYWAIVDKVPNDTEGTLLHYIIRDTKANKSVALPVERQKGKLAKMDYRLIAASKTYFLLEVLLHTGRHHQIRAQLAAIGLHIKGDLKYGFPRSNPDGGICLHARSISFVHPVRKEEITIIADPPQDTLWDAFLSQL; encoded by the coding sequence ATGGAGCAACTTGAAGGTCGGATCCTGTATGAGGACAACCACTTGATCGTGGTGAACAAGCGTGGTGGTGAGTTGGTACAAGGAGACAAGACTGGAGATAAAACACTTGCGGATCTTGTCAAGGAATACCTGAAGGTAACCTATGAAAAGAAGGGGAATGTCTATTTAGGTATACCTCATCGCTTGGACCGGCCAACCAGTGGTTTGGTGATTTTTGCAAAGACTGAAAAGGCTCTGGTCAGGATGAATGAGCTCTTCAAGGGCAATACCGTGAAGAAGACCTACTGGGCGATTGTGGATAAGGTCCCCAACGATACAGAGGGTACCTTGCTTCACTACATTATCCGTGATACGAAGGCGAATAAGAGTGTTGCGCTTCCTGTGGAGAGACAGAAAGGGAAGCTTGCGAAGATGGATTACCGTCTTATCGCTGCAAGCAAAACCTACTTCCTCCTTGAGGTATTACTGCATACCGGTAGACATCACCAGATCAGGGCGCAGCTTGCTGCAATCGGCCTGCATATCAAGGGGGACCTCAAATATGGATTTCCCCGTTCCAACCCCGATGGGGGAATCTGCCTCCATGCGAGATCCATCTCCTTTGTTCACCCGGTACGCAAGGAAGAGATAACCATTATTGCCGATCCCCCGCAAGATACCTTATGGGATGCTTTCCTCTCTCAGCTCTAA
- a CDS encoding hemolysin family protein, with translation MHAQLTAIIILLILSGVFSATETAFTSLSFVQLKILDNRKKRAAKLVYKLSQKPEELITTVLVGNNVVNITVSSLVTTFSIEFFSSQPVGYATGLLTLVILIFGEITPKQLALTHNMKIAVFMAYPLRFLEVVLFPVVWLLRHFSAIITRFFASHAEPTITTEGVMHMVDAAEDVGLVDRYESDLMQRAIHFSETQVRTIMTHRTNVFCISDELTIRDAFPSIVKAGFSRIPVFHGSPENIIGIVTVRDILRTQLKKQMGRPISSIIREPIFVPEQMHLDDVFFRFKKVKLQQAIVLDEYGGFSGVVTMEDVAEQLFGELYDEHERRYPDRIVEREKNPGTFLVMADTPFQQLVDELDLDPDVCKQKTSTVAAYLLDLIGNIPDQGDVVQSQLGTFRIISMKGNRMEAVEFSPTVDDGTL, from the coding sequence ATGCACGCACAACTAACCGCCATCATCATCCTGTTAATCCTCTCTGGAGTCTTTTCTGCCACAGAGACGGCATTTACCTCACTCTCTTTTGTGCAACTCAAAATTCTGGACAACCGTAAGAAACGTGCGGCTAAATTGGTGTATAAACTCAGCCAGAAGCCAGAAGAGCTCATCACGACCGTTCTGGTGGGAAACAATGTTGTGAATATCACGGTATCGTCCCTGGTCACTACGTTCTCCATCGAGTTCTTTTCCAGTCAGCCAGTTGGGTATGCTACCGGGTTGCTTACACTGGTTATCCTCATCTTCGGCGAGATCACGCCAAAGCAATTGGCGCTCACCCATAACATGAAAATTGCTGTTTTCATGGCATATCCATTGCGTTTCCTCGAAGTAGTGCTGTTTCCTGTGGTCTGGTTACTCAGGCATTTCTCTGCGATTATCACCAGGTTCTTTGCTTCCCATGCTGAACCTACCATCACCACTGAAGGGGTGATGCATATGGTCGACGCAGCCGAGGATGTTGGTCTGGTGGATCGATATGAATCGGATCTCATGCAACGGGCAATCCATTTCAGTGAAACCCAGGTAAGAACCATCATGACCCACAGGACCAATGTATTCTGTATCAGTGACGAGCTCACCATCCGTGATGCATTCCCTTCCATCGTAAAAGCGGGATTCAGTCGTATTCCTGTTTTCCATGGAAGCCCAGAGAATATTATCGGTATAGTAACAGTTCGCGACATTCTTCGCACGCAGCTGAAAAAACAGATGGGACGCCCTATATCTTCCATTATCCGCGAACCAATCTTTGTCCCAGAACAAATGCACCTTGATGATGTCTTCTTCCGATTCAAGAAAGTGAAACTCCAGCAAGCGATTGTTCTGGATGAATATGGAGGCTTCAGCGGTGTGGTCACCATGGAAGATGTAGCCGAACAACTGTTTGGAGAGCTCTATGATGAACATGAGAGAAGGTATCCTGACCGTATCGTGGAGAGAGAGAAAAACCCGGGCACGTTCCTTGTTATGGCAGATACACCATTCCAGCAACTTGTTGATGAGCTGGATCTCGACCCTGATGTGTGTAAACAGAAAACCAGTACGGTTGCCGCCTACCTGCTCGACCTGATCGGGAACATCCCAGACCAAGGGGATGTGGTACAGTCACAGCTCGGCACCTTCAGAATCATCTCCATGAAGGGAAACAGGATGGAAGCAGTGGAATTTTCTCCCACTGTGGATGATGGAACCCTCTGA
- a CDS encoding lysoplasmalogenase family protein, with the protein MNTILLVYLGISFAHLSFRSEGFPFLGNLTKVLLMPTLMLFLMQQGDYPLLLAALLFATIGDALLTKGHQGTLFLWGMGSFAVCHIFYGIHVLSLGVDWILSAIAFAGLMIPYSLLYRLIGKQKGSVKYLAYTVLLFMLASLLTGLASPLCIMGVLLFILSDTMIGMDSLAMKHVNETSEMGSYILAQLLLVLGFTAL; encoded by the coding sequence ATGAACACCATCCTCTTGGTTTATCTTGGTATCTCATTTGCTCACCTTAGCTTCCGCTCAGAAGGTTTTCCTTTTCTTGGAAATTTGACAAAAGTTTTATTGATGCCTACCCTGATGCTATTTCTCATGCAACAGGGGGATTATCCCCTACTTCTTGCTGCGCTTCTCTTTGCCACCATCGGGGATGCCTTGTTGACCAAGGGGCATCAAGGCACCCTGTTTCTCTGGGGTATGGGTAGCTTTGCGGTCTGCCATATATTCTACGGAATCCACGTACTCTCGTTGGGTGTAGACTGGATTCTCTCCGCCATTGCCTTTGCAGGCCTCATGATTCCCTATAGCCTGTTGTATCGTCTGATCGGAAAACAGAAGGGTTCTGTCAAATACCTCGCATATACTGTGTTGCTTTTCATGCTTGCTTCCCTGTTGACAGGACTTGCCTCACCACTCTGCATCATGGGAGTATTGCTGTTCATACTAAGCGATACCATGATCGGTATGGACAGTCTTGCAATGAAACACGTAAACGAAACCAGTGAGATGGGAAGTTATATCCTCGCTCAACTCTTACTGGTTCTAGGATTCACCGCACTGTAG
- a CDS encoding DNA topoisomerase IV subunit A — MTQAHAIFKENFLEYASYVIKERAIPDLVDGFKPVQRRIIHTLFEMDDGKFHKVANVVGWAMRYHPHGDSSIYEALVNLANCDLFIERQGNYGNILTGDRAAAARYIECRLLPFAKKVLYNPELTEFVESYDGRNKEPIAFPAKIPVVLIQGVSGIAVGMSTYILPHNPLEVFDGMAASLRGESYELYPDFPGGGIVDVDDYNDGRGSVSIRAKLNTKDPKRIIIEELPYGTTSEMMIRSVEDAAKKGKLKISSITDYTAEKVNIEISLARNTYSKEIVDALYAYTACETKLSVNPLVIRDNTPTIMGVHEILDFHAHHLVDVLEAELKLEKGHLLDKLHYRTLERIFIEERIYKRIEQKKSAEDVNKAVVSGFKPFTEALLRPLDSEDVERLLKIPIRRISLFDIEKNHQEIEQVNEQLAAIEKKLADLTGYALSFIAELKELMSDEDHKRKSTIKKFDMIDVKEVAERNLPLRYDAAAGYLGYDVKKGNTLFDVSPFDRILVIRKDGNYQVIDAPEKEFVGKGMLYCGLADKEELSKIVFTVIYQEKTYKYLFIKRCQIVSYQLKKLYPLVPEGNFKIVKLSTFENAEMNLTYKKKPGLRILEEKFYFSDYKPKGVKANGVRLAVKEVASIRLRAVKEVVHEDQREPSLFDDEMERE, encoded by the coding sequence ATGACCCAGGCACACGCAATTTTCAAAGAGAACTTCCTGGAATACGCAAGCTATGTCATCAAGGAGAGGGCGATCCCCGATCTTGTGGATGGATTCAAGCCTGTACAGAGGAGGATCATCCATACGCTATTTGAGATGGATGACGGTAAGTTTCATAAGGTTGCAAACGTAGTAGGGTGGGCGATGCGCTACCACCCGCATGGGGACTCTTCCATCTACGAAGCCTTGGTAAACCTTGCCAATTGTGACTTGTTTATTGAGCGACAGGGTAACTACGGAAATATCTTGACCGGAGACAGGGCTGCTGCGGCACGATATATTGAATGTCGTCTTCTCCCCTTTGCCAAGAAGGTATTGTATAATCCTGAGCTTACCGAGTTTGTGGAATCATACGATGGAAGGAACAAGGAACCTATAGCGTTTCCTGCCAAGATTCCTGTTGTCCTCATACAAGGGGTTAGTGGTATCGCTGTGGGAATGAGTACCTATATTCTTCCCCATAATCCGCTTGAGGTGTTTGATGGAATGGCGGCCTCCTTACGGGGAGAGTCGTACGAACTCTATCCTGATTTCCCAGGAGGGGGCATCGTTGATGTTGATGACTATAACGATGGACGGGGTTCAGTCTCCATCAGGGCAAAACTGAATACCAAGGATCCTAAACGCATCATCATCGAGGAACTCCCCTATGGGACCACCAGCGAGATGATGATCCGCTCGGTCGAGGATGCGGCCAAAAAGGGAAAGCTGAAGATCAGCTCCATTACAGACTATACCGCAGAGAAGGTGAACATCGAAATCAGCCTTGCCCGAAACACCTATTCAAAGGAAATTGTGGATGCCTTATACGCCTATACGGCATGTGAGACCAAGCTCTCAGTCAATCCACTTGTAATCAGGGATAATACTCCTACCATCATGGGGGTGCATGAGATACTGGATTTCCATGCACATCACTTGGTTGATGTACTGGAAGCAGAGTTGAAGCTGGAGAAGGGGCATCTGTTGGACAAGCTTCACTACAGGACCCTGGAAAGAATCTTTATTGAAGAGCGGATCTACAAACGCATCGAACAGAAAAAAAGTGCTGAAGATGTGAACAAGGCTGTTGTCAGCGGATTCAAGCCGTTTACTGAAGCACTGCTCCGCCCGCTTGATAGTGAGGATGTTGAACGTCTGCTCAAGATCCCCATCCGACGCATCAGTTTGTTTGACATTGAGAAGAATCATCAGGAGATTGAGCAGGTCAACGAACAGCTTGCAGCGATAGAGAAGAAGCTTGCAGATCTTACCGGCTATGCGCTCTCGTTCATTGCAGAGTTGAAAGAGCTCATGTCCGATGAGGATCATAAGCGTAAGAGTACGATCAAGAAGTTTGATATGATTGATGTGAAAGAGGTCGCTGAGCGCAATCTACCCCTTCGCTATGATGCTGCGGCGGGCTACCTGGGATATGATGTAAAGAAAGGAAATACCCTATTCGATGTCAGTCCCTTTGACCGTATCCTGGTAATTCGCAAGGATGGTAATTATCAGGTGATTGATGCCCCCGAGAAGGAATTTGTCGGGAAGGGGATGCTCTATTGTGGGCTTGCTGACAAGGAAGAGCTATCCAAGATAGTCTTTACGGTCATTTACCAGGAGAAAACCTACAAGTATCTCTTTATCAAGCGATGCCAGATTGTGAGCTACCAGCTGAAGAAGCTCTACCCACTGGTACCGGAAGGGAACTTCAAGATAGTCAAGCTGTCCACCTTCGAAAATGCTGAGATGAATCTTACCTATAAGAAAAAACCAGGGCTCAGGATTCTGGAGGAGAAGTTCTACTTCTCCGATTACAAGCCCAAGGGTGTAAAGGCAAACGGGGTTCGCCTGGCTGTCAAGGAAGTGGCTTCCATACGGCTCAGGGCAGTAAAAGAAGTGGTACACGAAGACCAGCGGGAACCGTCGCTCTTCGATGATGAGATGGAGAGGGAATAA
- a CDS encoding GNAT family N-acetyltransferase: protein MVTSPLTHISIETLSQVLNEAFSNYEVPIHMSEAQLKAHLHALGYSPEDSIGLFDESTLVGFILVAIRGATAYDAGTGIIPSYQGNGYAHQLIDATLAHIKQRGFTSFFLEVIDTNERAKSLYLRHGFSITRSLLCYQIKKEMLGDTSFVQLQKQERINIPSGDCIPSWQNSDACIKRGGFTAYDIVHESVKRGVICFNPKKGSIAQIYIEPQYRRQGFAKQAIIAAKECTETPTLGILNVSSDCEGIGGVLTHMGFSLLLTQSEMLYTL, encoded by the coding sequence GTGGTAACTTCCCCTCTCACCCACATATCTATTGAGACACTCTCCCAAGTCCTGAATGAGGCCTTCAGCAACTATGAGGTTCCCATCCATATGAGCGAGGCACAACTGAAAGCACATCTCCATGCCTTGGGGTACTCTCCTGAAGACTCCATCGGTCTTTTCGATGAAAGCACACTGGTGGGGTTCATCCTGGTCGCAATCAGGGGAGCAACCGCATATGACGCAGGAACGGGTATCATTCCCTCCTATCAAGGAAATGGATATGCCCACCAATTGATCGATGCCACACTTGCACATATCAAGCAACGTGGTTTCACCTCCTTCTTCCTGGAAGTTATCGATACGAATGAAAGAGCAAAATCGCTTTACCTACGTCACGGATTTTCCATCACAAGAAGCCTACTTTGCTACCAAATCAAAAAAGAAATGCTGGGGGACACGTCCTTTGTACAGTTGCAGAAACAGGAGCGTATCAATATCCCTTCTGGAGATTGTATTCCCAGCTGGCAGAACAGCGATGCCTGTATCAAACGTGGGGGATTTACCGCCTATGACATTGTGCATGAATCTGTCAAACGCGGGGTTATTTGCTTCAATCCCAAGAAAGGTTCAATAGCCCAAATTTATATAGAACCACAATACAGAAGGCAAGGATTCGCTAAACAAGCCATCATTGCAGCAAAAGAATGTACAGAAACGCCAACACTGGGAATCCTGAATGTCTCCAGCGATTGTGAAGGAATTGGTGGTGTATTGACCCACATGGGATTTTCCCTTCTCCTTACCCAGAGCGAGATGCTCTATACCCTATAG
- the corA gene encoding magnesium/cobalt transporter CorA has protein sequence MKSHHTHQTRQPLHKKKEGLAAGSLVFVGDGQPEATRIRTHLYSTGSYEVLEGFVLPKENQRCWVQISGLSNIMSIVEVAKAFSLSTLSLEDVFSTDQRLKLDSYEQYLAITLRVLPTETTEDQQLSLFLGKHWVLSITEYASEVFLPAIRQLEDPQTKLQGGVSSLLFHTLIDRVVDQYLVRADELENETDELEQLVITSPSSTDAPTIHRHKAKILSLRRMTSPLKDILATMIRVEHSFLDKNTKILLTDIQDHALWLAEECEMLRETVSSVMEVYLSSLDTKMNSIMKVLTIISTIFIPLTFLTGLYGMNFSYMPLATYRWGFYGMLVCCMLVVFAMAYYFWRKRWW, from the coding sequence ATGAAATCTCATCACACGCACCAAACTCGCCAGCCCCTCCATAAGAAAAAGGAAGGACTGGCTGCCGGATCCCTTGTCTTTGTGGGAGACGGACAACCCGAGGCGACCAGAATTCGCACTCACCTCTACTCAACAGGATCGTATGAGGTATTAGAGGGGTTTGTGCTACCAAAAGAGAACCAACGTTGTTGGGTGCAAATCAGTGGACTGTCCAATATCATGTCCATCGTCGAGGTTGCAAAGGCGTTCTCCCTTTCCACCCTCAGCCTTGAGGATGTATTCTCCACCGATCAACGCCTAAAACTCGACAGCTATGAACAGTATCTTGCCATCACACTGAGAGTCCTTCCAACTGAGACCACAGAAGACCAACAACTCTCCCTCTTCCTTGGAAAACATTGGGTGCTCTCCATTACAGAGTATGCAAGTGAGGTCTTCCTCCCTGCCATACGTCAGTTGGAAGATCCTCAGACCAAATTGCAAGGGGGAGTCAGCAGCTTGCTCTTCCACACACTCATCGACCGGGTCGTCGACCAATACCTGGTGAGAGCTGATGAACTGGAGAATGAGACCGATGAACTGGAACAGCTCGTAATAACCTCTCCGAGTTCCACCGATGCCCCTACCATACACAGGCACAAGGCAAAAATCCTCTCGCTGAGGAGGATGACCAGCCCACTGAAAGATATCCTCGCCACCATGATCAGAGTTGAACACTCCTTTCTGGACAAGAATACTAAGATATTGCTCACCGACATCCAGGACCATGCTCTCTGGCTTGCTGAAGAGTGTGAGATGCTCAGGGAAACAGTTAGCAGCGTCATGGAAGTGTATCTCTCCAGCCTCGATACAAAAATGAACTCCATCATGAAAGTACTGACAATTATCAGCACCATATTCATCCCCCTGACCTTCCTGACCGGTCTTTATGGGATGAATTTCTCATACATGCCTCTTGCAACCTATAGATGGGGGTTCTATGGAATGTTGGTGTGTTGTATGCTGGTGGTCTTCGCGATGGCATACTATTTCTGGAGGAAACGCTGGTGGTAA